The following proteins come from a genomic window of Flavobacterium eburneipallidum:
- a CDS encoding peptidase: protein MSEKRLKRKKLRKKWFTKNRLVILNEDTFEEIFSFKLNLMNVFVVATSGAILLIFLTTVIIAFTPLREFIPGYSSSKLKKDATELALKSDSLTTVLKQNEAYIKSIQKVLTGELEYAKFNKDSILETAEELPSKEDLSASKEELELREQVAKEESHINFSKTKKSK, encoded by the coding sequence ATGTCTGAAAAGAGGCTTAAAAGAAAAAAACTTCGCAAAAAATGGTTCACAAAAAACCGTTTGGTTATTTTGAATGAAGATACTTTTGAAGAAATTTTTTCTTTCAAACTAAATCTGATGAATGTTTTTGTGGTAGCCACTTCGGGTGCTATTTTATTGATTTTTTTGACCACAGTGATTATTGCTTTCACCCCTTTGCGTGAATTCATTCCAGGTTACTCTTCTTCTAAATTAAAAAAAGATGCTACAGAACTAGCCCTAAAATCCGATTCTTTAACTACAGTTTTGAAACAAAATGAAGCCTATATCAAATCCATTCAAAAAGTATTGACAGGTGAGTTAGAATATGCCAAATTCAATAAAGATTCTATATTGGAAACAGCTGAAGAATTACCGTCTAAAGAAGACTTATCTGCTTCTAAAGAAGAACTAGAATTAAGAGAACAAGTAGCTAAAGAGGAATCTCATATTAACTTTTCAAAAACTAAAAAGTCTAAATAA
- a CDS encoding Sec-independent protein translocase subunit TatA/TatB codes for MNYLIVFLSMPGGSEWIIIGIAILLLFGGKKIPELMKGLGSGVKEFKNAAKDDKPADKKEEETKE; via the coding sequence ATGAATTATCTAATTGTTTTTTTGTCAATGCCTGGAGGTTCTGAATGGATTATTATCGGAATAGCTATTCTGTTACTTTTTGGAGGTAAAAAAATTCCAGAACTAATGAAAGGCTTAGGAAGTGGAGTGAAAGAATTCAAAAATGCCGCTAAAGACGACAAACCAGCCGATAAAAAAGAAGAAGAAACTAAAGAATAA